In Sebastes fasciatus isolate fSebFas1 chromosome 24, fSebFas1.pri, whole genome shotgun sequence, the following are encoded in one genomic region:
- the rpl31 gene encoding large ribosomal subunit protein eL31 — protein MAPTKKGEKKKGRSAINEVVTREYTINVHKRIHGVGFKRRAPRAIKEIRKFAMKEMGTPDVRIDTRLNKAVWSKGVRNVPYRMRVRLSRKRNEDEDSPNKLYTLVTYVPVTTCKGLQTVNVDEN, from the exons ATGGCCCCAACcaagaaaggagagaaaaagaaggggCGTTCAGCCATCAACGAGGTGGTGACAAGAGAGTACACCATCAACGTCCACAAGCGCATCCATGGAGT GGGTTTCAAGAGGAGAGCTCCCCGCGCCATCAAGGAGATCCGCAAGTTCGCCATGAAGGAGATGGGAACTCCCGATGTCCGCATTGACACTCGCCTCaacaaggcagtgtggagcaaGGGTGTCAG GAACGTGCCATACAGGATGCGCGTACGCCTGTCCAGGAAGCGTAATGAGGACGAGGACTCCCCAAACAAACTGTACACGCTGGTCACATACGTTCCTGTCACCACATGCAAAG GTCTGCAGACAGTCAATGTTGATGAAAACTAA
- the chst10 gene encoding carbohydrate sulfotransferase 10 — protein MGEAMRHHWLLLGACGWVLLILMFVSKFISFRGVDDYGERVGGQSWTLPGTKVVKPVPVSIPEKPVPKQSDQPSAVPTVTDWQSVVERRAELLSAVCKNSSLRNLTHVSISKFVLDRIFVCDKHKILFCQTPKVGNTQWKKVLIVLNGAFPTVEEIPENLVHDHEKNGLPRLSSLTPQEITHRLNTYFKFFIVRDPFERLISAFKDKFVKNPRFEPWYKHDIAPAIIRKYRKSHRDSDLAASGLHFEDFVRYLGDVEGRHRMDRQFGEHIIHWVTYAELCAPCEIHYSVVGHHETLEQDALHILKAAGIDQMVSYPAIPPGITRYNRTKVEQYFSGISKRDIRRLYARYQGDFHLFGYPSPDFLLD, from the exons ATGGGTGAAGCGATGCGGCACCACTGGCTGCTCCTCGGGGCTTGCGGCTGGGTGCTGCTCATCCTCATGTTTGTCAGCAAGTTCATCAGCTTCAGAGGTGTAGATG ACTATGGAGAGAGGGTTGGTGGTCAGAGTTGGACACTGCCAGGCACCAAGGTGGTCAAACCTGTTCCTGTTTCCATCCCAGAGAAACCAGTTCCAAAGCAATCAGATCAG CCCTCAGCAGTACCTACAGTGACAGACTGGCAGTCAGTCGTCGAGAGGCGAGCCGAGTTGCTCTCGGCCGTGTGCAAGAACAGCAGCCTCAGGAATCTGACTCACGTCTCCATCAGCAAATTCGTCCTGGACCGCATCTTTGTCTGCGACAAGCACAAGATCTTGTTCTGCCAGACGCCTAAAGTGGGCAACACACAATGGAAGAAGGTCCTCATTGTGCTCAACG GAGCATTCCCAACTGTGGAGGAGATCCCAGAGAACCTTGTTCACGACCACGAGAAGAACGGCCTGCCCCGTCTCTCGTCACTCACGCCGCAGGAAATTACTCACAG ATTAAACACTTACTTTAAGTTCTTCATCGTGAGAGACCCCTTCGAGCGCCTGATTTCCGCATTCAAGGACAAGTTTGTGAAGAACCCGCGCTTCGAGCCTTGGTACAAGCACGACATCGCCCCGGCCATCATCCGCAAGTACCGCAAGAGCCACCGCGACAGCGACCTCGCCGCCTCCGGCCTCCACTTCGAGGACTTCGTCCGTTACTTGGGCGACGTGGAAGGCCGCCACCGCATGGACCGGCAGTTCGGCGAGCACATTATTCACTGGGTGACTTACGCGGAGCTGTGCGCGCCGTGTGAAATACACTACAGCGTGGTGGGGCACCATGAGACGCTAGAGCAAGACGCCCTGCACATCCTCAAAGCGGCGGGCATCGACCAGATGGTGTCCTACCCGGCCATTCCTCCAGGCATCACCCGCTACAACAGGACCAAGGTGGAGCAATACTTCTCAGGCATCAGCAAACGGGACATCAGGCGTCTCTACGCACGTTACCAAGGTGACTTCCACCTATTTGGCTACCCAAGCCCGGACTTTCTACTGGACTAA